Proteins from a single region of Hordeum vulgare subsp. vulgare chromosome 6H, MorexV3_pseudomolecules_assembly, whole genome shotgun sequence:
- the LOC123401370 gene encoding uncharacterized protein LOC123401370, which yields MPRNQTAGTASGGVRPPPNQAGVRTPLSVVPPPNQLGDWTAGTVSGGQALPKQLRNWTPPPPLKGQTVGSASGGVVLPKQVGNRTPVSPNQAGNRRLGSLSGGEVPPRQVGNGSPLSVPPSPKQAGNRRLSSLSGGKVSPRQVGNGSPLSVPPSPKQAGNRRLSSLSGGKVSPRQVGNGSPLSVPPSPKQAGNRRLSSLSGGKVSPRQVGNGSPLSVQTKQHGDQTVGGTLSYEELVRKQVGNRTPSSVALKQHRDQMVGGTLSYGELVRKQFGNRKPSSVALKQHRDQMVGGTLSHVEVLQRQVRNRTPLSVALKQHRDRTVGGTVSHGEVLQRQVGNWTPSSVLPPTNQRRGQTVSGTVPGGKVLRKQVGNRTPSLVLPPTNQCRGQTVSGTVPGGKVLRKQVGNRTPSSVLPPTNQRSGQTVSGTVPGGKVLRKQVGDRAASSVLPPRKQRRDQTVSGTVPGGNVLRKQVGDRAASSVLPQTNQRRGQTVSGTVPGGKVLPKQVRDRAASSVLPPRKQRRDQTVSGTVAGGESSFHTPQQGRPASSLKSSACATLRGNTSLHARKPSAAANRTMVQAMSKKNKELEEAEDEIRRLNKLGLGDNVSYEEYCAYLKQLPDKPHVNISTKLDALQLKDLNARHEMYRTKYYQLSQHGPEDKLCYDELKEDYPHGNRPVGQRSSKCFEDYPSGSRPVEQRFSESYEEDDRLDWSFHPDYCKLAGLEDYQRLVPRNYGGFEYVNWDEYHTDCHSYKIEQEYVNFCEELSKKLKWIEAYVLNKPPSLTWRKILTRGTYQAIKIATDFSEIYGGLAFSGFYEWLDSMGFDVCCYNEFDGLYYEIWQRYTVEKNFRDALYEVYELNMFPLRHERMRRALKNDTFCSDLEEEFLACTACLEEFAEDKSLITEDKARELIAEALRKETQKPKFYEDYCRKKIDIAQAIGLIPSVLS from the exons ATGCCGCGGAATCAGACCGCCGGCACGGCCTCTGGTGGAGTGCGGCCGCCGCCGAATCAAGCCGGGGTTCGGACGCCCTTGTCGGTGGTGCCGCCGCCGAATCAACTCGGCGATTGGACCGCCGGCACGGTGTCCGGTGGGCAAGCCCTGCCGAAGCAGCTCCGGAATTGGACGCCCCCTCCGCCGCTCAAGGGTCAGACGGTCGGCTCGGCCTCCGGTGGGGTCGTGCTGCCCAAGCAAGTTGGGAATCGGACTCCCGTGTCACCGAACCAAGCCGGGAATCGGAGGCTCGGCTCCCTCTCCGGCGGTGAGGTGCCGCCGAGGCAAGTTGGGAATGGGTCTCCCTTGTCGGTTCCTCCGTCACCCAAGCAAGCCGGGAATCGGAGGCTCAGCTCCCTCTCCGGTGGAAAGGTGTCGCCGAGGCAAGTTGGGAATGGGTCTCCCTTGTCGGTTCCTCCGTCACCCAAGCAAGCCGGGAATCGGAGGCTCAGCTCCCTCTCCGGTGGAAAGGTGTCGCCGAGGCAAGTTGGGAATGGGTCTCCCTTGTCGGTTCCTCCGTCACCCAAGCAAGCTGGGAATCGGAGGCTCAGCTCCCTCTCCGGTGGAAAGGTGTCGCCGAGGCAAGTTGGGAATGGATCTCCCTTGTCCGTACAGACGAAGCAACACGGTGATCAGACTGTCGGTGGCACGCTCTCCTATGAAGAACTGGTGCGGAAGCAAGTCGGGAACCGGACGCCCTCATCGGTGGCCCTGAAGCAACACAGGGATCAGATGGTCGGTGGCACGCTCTCCTATGGAGAACTGGTGCGGAAGCAATTTGGGAACCGGAAGCCCTCATCGGTGGCCCTGAAGCAACACAGGGATCAGATGGTCGGTGGCACGCTCTCCCATGTAGAGGTGCTGCAGAGGCAAGTCAGGAACCGGACGCCCTTGTCGGTGGCCCTGAAGCAACACAGGGATCGGACTGTCGGTGGCACAGTCTCCCATGGAGAGGTGCTGCAGAGGCAAGTCGGGAACTGGACGCCCTCGTCGGTGCTGCCACCAACGAATCAACGCAGGGGTCAGACGGTCAGCGGCACGGTACCTGGTGGAAAGGTGCTGCGGAAGCAAGTCGGGAACCGGACGCCCTCGTTGGTGCTGCCACCAACGAATCAATGCAGGGGTCAGACGGTCAGCGGCACGGTACCTGGTGGAAAGGTGCTGCGGAAGCAAGTCGGGAACCGGACGCCCTCGTCGGTGCTGCCACCAACGAATCAACGCAGCGGTCAGACGGTCAGCGGCACAGTACCTGGTGGAAAGGTGCTGCGGAAGCAAGTCGGGGATCGGGCAGCCTCGTCGGTGTTGCCACCAAGGAAGCAACGCAGGGATCAGACGGTCAGCGGCACGGTACCTGGTGGAAATGTGCTGCGGAAGCAAGTCGGGGATCGGGCAGCCTCGTCGGTGCTGCCTCAGACGAATCAACGTAGGGGTCAGACGGTCAGCGGCACGGTACCTGGTGGAAAGGTGCTGCCGAAGCAAGTCAGGGATCGGGCAGCCTCGTCGGTGCTGCCACCAAGGAAGCAACGCAGGGATCAGACGGTCAGCGGCACGGTCGCCGGTGGAGAATCCTCATTCCACACCCCCCAACAAGGCAGACCAGCCAGTTCTTTAAAATCtagtgcatgtgccactctccgcGGCAACACTAGTTTGCATGCTCGTAAGCCATCTGCAGCTGCCAACAGAACTATGGTACAAGCTATGTCAAAGAAGAACAAGGAACTAGAAGAAGCGGAGGACGAAATCCGAAGGCTGAACAAATTGGGATTGGGAGATAATGTCAGTTATGAAGAGTATTGTGCTTATCTCAAACAGCTGCCTGACAAGCCTCATGTCAATATTTCCACTAAGCTGGATGCTCTGCAGCTCAAGGACCTCAATGCTCGCCATGAAATGTATCGCACCAAATATTATCAG CTGTCACAACATGGGCCtgaggataaactttgctatgatgAATTGAAAGAAGACTACCCCCATGGCAATCGTCCTGTGGGGCAGAGATCTTCTAAGTGCTTTGAGGACTACCCCTCTGGCAGTCGTCCTGTGGAGCAGAGATTTTCTGAGAGCTACGAGGAAGATGACAGATTAGATTGGTCTTTCCACCCTGATTACTGCAAACTTGCTGGCCTGGAGGACTACCAACGGCTGGTCCCTCGAAATTAT GGTGGTTTTGAGTATGTCAATTGGGATGAGTACCACACGGATTGTCATAGTTATAAGATTGAACAAGAATATGTCAATTTTTGTGAAGAATTGTCCAAGAAACTTAAG TGGATTGAAGCATATGTGCTAAATAAGCCTCCATCTCTTACG tgGAGAAAGATTTTGACCAGAGGAACTTACCAAGCAATCAAGATCGCTACTGACTTCTCGGAGATATATGGGGGCTTAGCCTTTTCTGGCTTCTAT GAGTGGTTAGATAGTATGGGTTTTGATGTGTGCTGCTACAACGAGTTTGATGGTCTCTATTACGAGATTTGGCAAAGGTACACAGTGGAG AAGAATTTCAGAGATGCTTTGTATGAAGTCTATGAACTTAACATGTTCCCGTTACGCCATGAAAGAATGAGACGTGCACTGAAGAATGACACATTCTGCTCCGACTTGGAAGAGGAG tttcttGCTTGCACAGCTTGCCTTGAGGAA